CGATCTGGTGCGCATTCCCGAAGCGCGCAAACGGTTTGATATGTATCCGCATGAATTTTCCGGCGGGATGCGCCAGCGCGTGATGATCGCAATGGCGCTCCTGTGTGAACCGGAACTGCTGATTGCCGATGAACCGACCACCGCCCTTGACGTGACCGTGCAGGCACAGATCCTTGATCTTCTGGGGGATCTGAAGCGTGAAATGAATACCGCCATTGTCATGATTACCCATGATCTGGGTGTGGTGGCCGGTATTTGTGACCATGTGCAGGTGATGTATGCCGGGCGCATTATTGAAAGCGCCCCGGTCAATAACCTGTTTGCCAACCCGCAGCACCCCTATACCGCGGGGCTTCTGGCATCGTCACCGCGCCTTGATGTCGTTAACAGCGACGAAAAACTGACCACCATTGCCGGCCAGCCGCCCAACCTGCAGCGTCTGCCTGCCGGGTGCAGCTTTGCCCCGCGCTGCCCGCATGCCTTTGATCGCTGCCGTGCCGAACTGCCGCTGCTTCGCCCGACCGAAGATGGCACCCCGGCTGACAGCCATATCAAGGCCTGCCATTTGGAAGACAATAAGGGACTTGCCGCATGACCGTTGAACCCGTTCTTCTTGATGTCAAAAACCTGAAGGTGCATTTTGATGTGCCTGCTGGCGGCTTCCTGTTTAAAAAGACCGTGCCGCTTAAGGCTGTTGATGATGTCAGCTTTCAGATCAAGGCTGGTGAAACACTGGGTGTTGTGGGTGAATCAGGCTGTGGCAAATCCACACTTGGCCGCGCCATTTTGCGCCTGATCGAACCGACAGCAGGTGAAGCCGTATGGCTTGGCCGTGATCTGGCATCAATCAACCATAAGCAGATGCAAGCCCTGCGATCTGATTTGCAGATCATTTTTCAGGACCCGCTGGCATCGCTTGACCCGCGAATGACCATCGGCCAGATCATTGCCGAACCGTTGATCACGCACCGTCCTGAACTTTCCCGCGCACAGGTGCGTGATGAAGTGCGCGACATCATGTCGCGCGTTGGCCTGCTGCCGGAAATGATCAACCGTTATGCCCATGAATTTTCGGGGGGCCAGTGCCAGCGTATCGGCATTGCCCGTGCCATGGTTTTGCGCCCGAAACTGATTGTCTGTGACGAGGCGGTATCGGCACTCGACGTTTCCATTCAGGCGCAAATTGTTAATCTGTTGCAGGAATTGCAGCGCGAATTTGGCCTGGCTTTGCTGTTTATCAGCCATGACCTATCAGTTGTCCGCCATATCAGCCACCGCATTCTGGTGCTGTATCTTGGCAATGTGATGGAGGTTGCAGATCGCGACACCATTTATAACGCGCCCAAGCATCCCTATACCAAGGCCCTGATTTCGGCCGTACCCATCCCGGACCCGGTGCTGGAACGCAACAAGGAACGTATTGTTCTGACCGGCGAACTTCCCAGCCCGATCAACCCGCCCAGTGGTTGCGTGTTTCGCACGCGCTGCCCCTTTGCGCAGGAAAAATGCGCACAGGACGTACCGGAAATTCAAAGCCTGGGTGCCAAACACCAGGTTGCCTGCCATTTCCACAATGAAATGTAAGGCCAACCAGGCACGTTAACTTAAAACAAAAGGGCAGCCCCGCATGTCATGGGCTGCCCTTTTGTGTTTATCGGTTTGTTCTGCAAGGCAACCCGCACCAATCAGTAGCGGATTGACCCAGCCATTATGCGTTGCGCAGATAATGGCGGATATCAACATCATCGCGCTGATCGGGGCGAAGATAGGTATCGCCATACTCCCGGTAGGCCCCGCTGGTTAAGAACAGCTCGAACAGGTCACTGTCGATTTTGTTGTCATCGCGCATTCTGCCCAGAATATCGATGCATTCCGACAGCATCTTGGGCTTTTTATAGGGGCGATCAACCGCGGTCAGGGCTTCAAAGATATCGGCGATGACCATGATTTTCTCAAGCGCGCCCATGTCTTCGCCACGCAAGCCACGTGGATAACCCGACCCGTCCATTTTTTCATGATGGTTCCCGGCAATCCCCGGCACATTGCGCAGGCCCGGCGGGAACGGCAATTGTTCCAGCATATCCTGGGTCAGCACCACATGGTCATTGATGATGGTGCGTTCTTCCGGCGTCAGAGTGCCACGTGGGATCGACAGGTTATAAATCTCGCCGTTATTGACGTGGTTGTAAACCTGGTCCTGGCGGTCCGATAACAGGGGTTCGGCACCGGGCTGCGACAGAATGGCGGCTTCTTCGCTGGTCATGCGGCTGCTTTCGGCCCAGGACAGGCCCGCCGTGCGGTCAAAATTGCGCTGCCAAGTCTGGGTGGCAATGTCGCGAATGGCCACAATCGTTGAAAGATCAAGGTTTTCGCTGCCAATATTGCTTTGTGCCACCAGTTCAAACTGGGCACGCAATTCATCGCGGCGGGCGGCGAAATCGGCCTCGCAGATTGCCTGGTCTTCGCCTGCAAGCTGGCGGCGCAGCATGTCTATTTCGGCATCACGCAGCAAAACCTCAAACCGGGTGCGCACCTCGTGAATGCGGTTATGGATGGTTTCAAGCTTGGTTGCCTTTTCCACCACATGTTCGGGGGTAACGATTTTGCCAATGTCATGCAGCCACGCTGCCAGGTCCAGTTCATACCATTCCTGTTCCGACAGGCTGAAATCGGCAAAGGGACCATTTTTCTGGTCAACAGCGGCCTGCGCCAGCATTTTTGCCAGTACCGGCACCCGTTCGCAATGCGCCCCGGTATGGGGGGATTTGGCATCGATGCCCTGGGCCAGAATGCGCACGAAACTGTCAATCAGGTCACGCTGGGATTGCAGCAAACGGCGATTTTCAAGGGCAACGGCGGACTGGCTGGTAAGTGCCGTAATCAACGGCTCGATCATGGGATCAAAGGGGATGACGGTGCCATCCTCGCGCCGGGCATTGATAAGCTGCAAAACACCCAGGACACGCCCGCGCGCGCTTTTTAACGGTACGGTTAAAAATGACTGCGACCGATAGCCCGTTGCTGCATCAAACCGGCGCGTGCCGGAAAAATCAAACCCGTCGGCGGCATAGGCATCCACGATATTGATGGTTTCACCCGTCAGGGCGACATGGCTGGCAATGTTTTCGTGGTTCGGGCTGCCATCAGCCAGATAAAGCGGCACCGGGGGAAACGGGTATTCCTGCTGGTTTCCATCAACGACGTAACGCTGCAGGGTGTCATTTTCCATGATGCGGAAATGAAGTTCGCTTTCATCCCCGTTTAACAGGTAAAGCGACCCGCCATCGGCATTGGTAAATTCACGCGCCGCCTTCAGGATTCGCTGATGCAGTGCGCTTCTGTCATGTTCGGCGGACAGGGCAATCCCCAGATCGACAAGCTTTGCCAACTGGCTTGCTGCGATGCTTTTTGGGGGCCGGGCGGTTCCGGCCTGAGGGGGGATCGTAGTTTCCGCAAATTTCATATCAAATTTGTTCCTGTGCCGATGGGGCATGCAGTGCATGACCTTACCGGTTTTACGTAGTTCTGCCTAAAAGGTTTACCTCCCATTCTTAAGTATATGCAACCACATCCGTCACAGTGACGCTACGAGAATTCAAAATATTCCATCACATTTGCGTAAGCCCCGCGTGCGCACACACAGGAAATGGGCCGGACGACAAAGTCGCCCGGCCCATTGACCGGCGGGGACATTGGGGGAGGGAGCGCCGGTCAGAAGGTATAAACAACACCCAGCGAAAAGTTGACGAGGTAGTCCTTATCAACAATCGGGCTGTCGGTATAAACATCGGGCAGGAACTGCACACCGGTTTGACCAATCAGCGCCAGGCCATCATAAACGGGGTAACTTACCGTCAGATCCAGATGCGGGATGAAGGCATCATCGGGGTTATAATAGGCACGGTTGGCGCGTGCTTCGCGGCGATTAACGCCAACCATATACTGGGTCAGCTTTTCGCTTTGCCAGGTTACACCACCGCCCCATACCAGGGTCACCGCCGAAAGCTGGGTTGGCTGGCTGTAGCTGATGTCAATTTCCTGGCCGTTATGGGCATCGCTAACATCAAACAGGTGCGATGCCGTAATTTCACCGGGACCAACCTGTGCCGAAAAGGATGCACCGGCTTCAAAGGCAAGATCGCGGTCTTCCATACCGGCAAGATAGGGGCCATCACCCGAATCAAACGGTGAAAACCGCACCGATCCGATGGCCGAAACGCTGAAACGGTCATTTTGCCAGACGGTGGCGCGCAGGCCATCGACGCCAACATGCAGGCGTTCGGCGTCATAGGCGACCATGGGCAGACCACCCAATTCCCAGTCATCGCCATCGCGATATATGCTGGTTGAAACGGTGCCTAGCGCGCCGATCTGCCATTTACCACCCAGCCATGGATCGGCGGTGTCATCATCATCATTATCGTCACCGGCTTCACCACCGGCATTTGTGTTTGCTTCGGCCGTTTCCGGCACAAGGCTTACGGGCTGGTTACTTCCCGATTGTACCGGTGCAGGGCTGCCTTCCCCTGCCATTGCTGTGCCTGATACCAGTGTCTGTGCTGTCTGTGCGTGTGCGCTTTCCGAAAAGGTCAGCACAACAGCCATCGCACACACACCCGCCCCAAAGGCAATTGCCAGATAGGCCATGCCCTGTATTTTGTTATTTAACTGCATTTATCGTCACACCCGAAATTGGTTGATGTGCCGATAGTGCGGTGTCTTGCGGATGCTGGCGTCCGTTTCTACAAGTTCGCACCGGCCGGTTGGCCAACCGGCGTACGAATGATTATCCGGACAGATCAAGCCTTTGAAATGGCAGGTTTCATTTGCCGATAGGACGATGGCGTATGACCGGTAATTTTTTTGAAAGCCAGGTTGAATGTCGACTTTGAATTAAAGCCAACCTCGACTGCGATATCAAGAATGGTGCGATCGGGTTCTTTCATCAAAAGACGGGTAGCTTCCTCGATGCGGTATTCATTGACGTAATCAAAAAAGCTTTTGCCGATATGGCGGTTTAACACCATCGAAAGCTGGTTGGGTTTTGTGCCAACAGCAGCAGCCATTTTCGGCATGGTCAATAACGGATCAAACAGCATGTCGGTTTGCGCGACCAGTTTCTCAAGCGCGCGGCAAATGCGTTCGACCTCGTCAGGGTCAATCGTAGCACGCGGCGGATCCTTGGCATCATCGCCCTGTTGGGCAGGGGACGGGGTGCCAGTGCGGTTTGCCGCAATTACCGCCTGCATGGTCCCGGTATCTGCCCCCTGCCCGTCTTCCAGGTAATCATCGGCCACAAACAGCGACGGGTTCACCGCGATCAGGTGGCTTAACCGGAAAAACACCAGCACAAAGCAGCAATCCATCGCGGCATATAGCCAGTCGCTTTCAATTTGCAGCAGGGCAAGAATGGTGATGATGGTGTAAAGAACAAAGATCGCCGAAATCGCCAGCACGAATTCCGTCAGCCAGCGCCGCAAACCGGGCTGTTCGCCATCCAACTGTTCGCTGATTTTGCGCATATAACGCAGCGTGATGCGCCATATCCAGATCAGATAGGTCACAAGCTGGATATGCAAACCAGCAATGATCGACAATGTCAGAACGCCCTGTAACGGGCTTTCAAACACATCGGCATCAATATCGGGGCGCACGTCATCCAGTAGCGGGCCGAAATCGCGCAACTGCACGGCCACAACCAGGCCCAGCACAAACACCGCCACCACCGGCAGCAGGTAATGCAAAACCGGCCGGCGCACGGGGCGGCCGCTTAATTCCCGGAAATACATGTAAATCGAGGGCAGATAGGTAAATGGCAGCGCGCCAAAAAACGGCACCAGATACAAATTCCAGCGCAGATCAAGCAGGATATAGGCCATGCTGTTAAAAAAGCTGAAGCCAACCGCCAGAACAAACGCGCCCAGCCACCGGTTGGCACGAAAGGCCCGTTTGCCCTCGCCGCGAAACAGCAGCAAGACAAAAACGGCCTGCGCCAACCCGATGGCACAAATCATCAGCCAGCCGACATCGGCGATATCAAACGGTTCCACGTCTGACCTCACGCTGCATGGTCGCGCCCATCCATTTTCTCGAAAAACCCGTTATCAATACAACAGGCGGTTTTACACCACCCCGTGCATTGTCCTAGCCAGTTCGACAATAATTGAAAAGCCCCAAAAGCAGCCGAAACGCGTAAGGCCCCTTTCCACCCCCACAGACGACCATATCGCTGTTAAAAAGATCGTCTACATTGAAGGCCGTTACGGCTTTATCATACGAAAACGGCATCGTCAGGCTTGATAAAAGTCGCGAAATCCTCTATCCGACGCACAAAGCGTGCGGATCACGTGCCGCGAGGGCCCCGCACCAGAACCCCCTTGCCCGGAGACCCTGCATGATCCCCCGTTATTCCCGCAAACAGATGACTGCCATCTGGGAACCGGCGAACAAGTTTCGCATCTGGTTTGAAATCGAGGCCCACGCTGCCGACAAACTGGCCGAACTCGGTGTGATCCCGGCAGAATCCGCCAAGCTGGTTTGGGAAAAAGGCAACAAGCCCTACACCCAGGACCGTATCGACCGCATTGACGGCATCGAAGCCGAAGTCAAACATGACGTTATCGCCTTTTTGACCGAACTTGCCGAACAGGTTGGCGAAGAAGCCCGCTTTGTCCATCAGGGCATGACCAGCTCGGACGTTCTCGACACCTGCTTTAACGTGCAGTTGGTTCAGGCAACCGACATCCTGCTTGAAGACATGGACAAGCTTCTGGCTGCCCTTAAGAAGCGCGCCTATGAAACCAAAGACGTGCCCTGCATGGGCCGTTCGCACGGCATCCATGCCGAGCCGGTGACCTTTGGTCTGAAACTGGCAACCTTCTATGCCGAATTTGACCGCAACAAAAAGCGCCTGCTGGCCGCACGTGAAGAAATTGCCACCTGCGCCATTTCGGGTGCTGTTGGCACCTTTGCCAATATCGACCCCAGCGTTGAAGAACATGTTGCTGCCAAACTTGGCCTTGCACCGGAACCGGTTTCAACCCAGGTGATCCCGCGTGACCGCCATGCGGCCTATTTCGCAGCCCTTGGCGTGATTGCATCTTCGATCGAACATCTGGCAACCGAAATCCGCCATTTGCAGCGCACCGAAGTTCGCGAAGTTGAAGAATTCTTCTCGAAGGGTCAGAAGGGTTCGTCGGCCATGCCGCACAAACGTAACCCGGTCCTGACCGAAAACCTGACCGGCCTTGCCCGTCTGGTTCGTTCGATGGCGATCCCGGCAATGGAAAACGTTGCCCTGTGGCATGAACGTGATATTTCGCATTCGTCGGTTGAACGCAATATCGGCCCCGATGCGACCGTGACCCTTGATTTCGCCCTGATGCGCCTGACCAACGTTGTTGAAAACCTGGTGATCTATCCCGAACGGATGGACGAAATCCTTAATCAGATGGGTGGCCTGGTCTTCTCGCAGCGCGTGCTGCTGACCCTGACCCAGTATGGCGTTTCGCGCGAAGATTCTTACCGGATCGTTCAGCGCAACGCGATGAAGGTCTGGAACCGCGAAGGCGACCTGCTGTCGCTGCTCAAAACCGACGAAGACGTTACCGCACGCATCCCCAATGACAAGCTCGAAGCCCTGTTTGATCTGGGCTACCACACCAAGCATGTCGACACGATTTTTGCCCGCGTCTTTGCAAACTAAGCAATAGACCAGCCGCAATCAAAACACCCCTGCAGGAAAATCCTGCAGGGGTGTTTTTTTGCCTGAAACCGCGTCTTAAACAGCCGCCTAAATCGCGATATCGCGGGCCTCGTTCATCAGCCAGTCGCGGAACATTTTAACATGGCCTCGCAGCTCCACATTTTTCGGATGCACCAGAAAATAACCCGACGATAACATCAGGACCGATTCCGGGAAAAGCGGCACCAGTTTGCCTTCCAGCACGTCTTCCTCGGCCAGCATCGGCACAGCCAGAACAACGCCCTGCCCGTGAATGGCCGATTCAATTGCCACCGATGTCAGATCAACATCGATCTTGCGCATGGCACTGATGGCGGCCTTGTCCATATTGGCAAATTTTGCCAGCCATTGCGGCCACCAGGCATGCAACGTGTCATTCAAAAGGGTTGCCCGTGTCAGATCGGCCGGGCTTTGAAGGCCAATTTCATCGCGATATTGTGGTGAACAGAAAAGTGCAGCCTGCCCACGGTGCAAAAGGGTGCATTCAAGACTGTCATCATCACCGAAAAAATAGCGCACGGCGATATCCACCGGGTCACGGCCAAAATCCGCCACCTCGGAGGATGACCCCACCTGAAGTTCCGTCCCCGGATGGGCAATTAAAAAGCGCGACATGCGCCGCGAAAACCATTTGGCCGCAAAACTTGGCGGCATCACCACCCGTACAGAATGGGCATGCTGATGACGAAGTGCGCGGCTGGCATCGGTAATTTGCGCCAATGCCGGGGCGATACGCGCCGCATAGGCCAGGCCATCGGCGGTTGGTTCAATCTTGCGGACATGGCGGGTAAACAGGGTAATGCCCAGCCAGTCTTCCAGTTTGCGTATTTGCTGCCCAACGGCACCTGGGGTGACGTTCAATTCCTCTGCTGCAAGAGAAAAACTATTCAATCGCATAGCAGCATCGAAGGAATGCAGTGCTTTGAGTGGGGGAATATCCGACATGATACAGTTTTTCTATTCCATTGGACAGATAACATGATTTGTACCCGATCCCCAGCGAACCTACAATCCCCGGCAAATCCTGTTTCTGGCGCATTGGAAATGCCATGAAGAATTCAGCCTATATTCCCTTTGCCATTCTGGGCCTGATCTGGGGCACCCCCTTTATCTTTACCCATTGGGCAGCGGCCTATATCACCCCGGCGCAAATCGTTTTGATCCGGGTTGTTTCCGGCTTTTTGCCGGTCCTGTTATTTGCGCTGGCAACCCGCGCCCTGAAAAGGTGGCACCTGCGACATGCCCATCATTTTCTGGCGATGGCCGCCCTTGCCACCGCACTTTATTATCTTGCCTTTGCCAAAGGCACGATCCTGCTGCTTTCCAGTGTGGCAGGCATGCTAAGCGGGGCTATCCCCCTGTTTTCCTGCCTGTGCGCCCTGCTATTTTTGCGCGATGAACCGCTGAACCGCCGTTCTCTTGGTGGCATGTTGCTGGGGTTTGCCGGCATTCTGGTTATTGCCCGCCCCTGGCAAACCGGCCTTGGCATGGTCGACCCGATGGGTGTGCTTTATATCGTTCTGGGGTCGCTTAGCATCGGCTGTTCCTTTGTCTATGCCCGCAAATTCATCAGCCCGCTTGGCATCGCCCCGGCTGCATTATGCACCTATCAAATGGGGCTGGGTGCCGTTGCCCTGATTGTTAGTGTTGATATGACCGGTGTCGGTGCGATCCTGCAGGATACAAAGGCAACTCTTGGTCTGGTTTTAGGCCTTGGCACGGTCGGCACCGGCATTGCCTATATTCTGTATTATCTGCTGGTCCAGAAACTGGGCGCCATTCGCACCGCAAGCGTCACCTATGTGCCGCCGGTCGTCGCCCTGTTCATTGGTTGCGTCTTAAATGGCGAACCACTTGAAATGCTTGATCTGGCAGCAACCGGGGCCATTTTGATCGGTGTTTTCACCATGCAGACCGGGCGGCAATTGCCAGCCCCCACCGCGACACCCCGCAATGGATCAAACGTGACGGATCAGCCAACAGCAGGATCAGCCCCCGCAACAACACCTTCGACCTGCAATTAAAGCCCTTTGCCTTGAATATCCCCGATATTCCGCCCGTCTCTCAACCAGTCGGGCGGGTTCTGGCTTGCCCCTGGCTGGCACCAGAACATCAAAGCCCCCTGCATCACATACAGGGGGCTTCTTTTTTTGGCATTGTGGAAACAGCCGGTTATAGCTGAAATCCCGTTACGTGGCGGGTTTACTTTGCAGCCTTTACCTGATGGTCCCGGGCTGCGCGCACAAAGGCCGAAATCAGGTTATGTTTTTCACCCTTCAGGGCTGAACGCTCTGGCTGAAAGGCCGTACCAATGAAAAACGGATGGCTTTGCAATTCAATGGCGCGTGGGTCGCCTTCGTCATCCCATGCACTTACGCGAAGGTCACTGCCGTCAAACAACGGCACATACTGGCGCGAAAAACCATAACTGCAGCGATAGGTTTCATTGGCACGGTCCGCACCGTAATGCCTTGCAATCAGGCTGTCGGGGGCAAGTGTAATATCCCCGGCCTGATCGATCAGCGCACAGGTCAAAGGGGCGACCAGCGGCAGGGTGGCATCGGGGTTTACCTCGGCATTATCGGCGTCGTGCAGGCCCAAAACATTGCGGGCGAATTCCAGCACCGCATGCTGATAGCCCCCACAGGTGCCCAAAAATGGAATTTCTGCCTGGCGCGCATAGCAAATGGCATCAATCGCGCCATCCATGCTGGCATACGGGCTGGCTGGCACACACCAGATGCCATCAAACCCGGCAAGGATGCCTTTTGCCGCACCATTGGCTAGATCGGATGTATGAACCCATTCGATGCGGGCTTCAAAACTGCCGTCATCCAGGGCATCGGTTGCAATTTTCAGTGCCGGGGGAATGGCCTGATGGGCGGTAACGGCTTCGTTATAATCACCAACCAGGGCAAATCGGATTTCTGTCATTTTTAACCTCGTTATGCGGGAAATAATCCCGTGATGAATCGAGGAGAGCAACAGCAACCAACAAAAAACCG
The window above is part of the Thalassospira marina genome. Proteins encoded here:
- a CDS encoding ABC transporter ATP-binding protein encodes the protein MSNILDVQGLTTVFKTPDGDVKAVNDVSFAIKAGEALGVVGESGSGKSQTFLSIMGLLASNGRTTGSAKLKGQELVGLSTRELNKVRGLKMSMIFQDPMTSLNPYMRISKQLSEVLVQHKDMSEKEARAKALDMLDLVRIPEARKRFDMYPHEFSGGMRQRVMIAMALLCEPELLIADEPTTALDVTVQAQILDLLGDLKREMNTAIVMITHDLGVVAGICDHVQVMYAGRIIESAPVNNLFANPQHPYTAGLLASSPRLDVVNSDEKLTTIAGQPPNLQRLPAGCSFAPRCPHAFDRCRAELPLLRPTEDGTPADSHIKACHLEDNKGLAA
- a CDS encoding ABC transporter ATP-binding protein; this translates as MTVEPVLLDVKNLKVHFDVPAGGFLFKKTVPLKAVDDVSFQIKAGETLGVVGESGCGKSTLGRAILRLIEPTAGEAVWLGRDLASINHKQMQALRSDLQIIFQDPLASLDPRMTIGQIIAEPLITHRPELSRAQVRDEVRDIMSRVGLLPEMINRYAHEFSGGQCQRIGIARAMVLRPKLIVCDEAVSALDVSIQAQIVNLLQELQREFGLALLFISHDLSVVRHISHRILVLYLGNVMEVADRDTIYNAPKHPYTKALISAVPIPDPVLERNKERIVLTGELPSPINPPSGCVFRTRCPFAQEKCAQDVPEIQSLGAKHQVACHFHNEM
- a CDS encoding HD family phosphohydrolase encodes the protein MKFAETTIPPQAGTARPPKSIAASQLAKLVDLGIALSAEHDRSALHQRILKAAREFTNADGGSLYLLNGDESELHFRIMENDTLQRYVVDGNQQEYPFPPVPLYLADGSPNHENIASHVALTGETINIVDAYAADGFDFSGTRRFDAATGYRSQSFLTVPLKSARGRVLGVLQLINARREDGTVIPFDPMIEPLITALTSQSAVALENRRLLQSQRDLIDSFVRILAQGIDAKSPHTGAHCERVPVLAKMLAQAAVDQKNGPFADFSLSEQEWYELDLAAWLHDIGKIVTPEHVVEKATKLETIHNRIHEVRTRFEVLLRDAEIDMLRRQLAGEDQAICEADFAARRDELRAQFELVAQSNIGSENLDLSTIVAIRDIATQTWQRNFDRTAGLSWAESSRMTSEEAAILSQPGAEPLLSDRQDQVYNHVNNGEIYNLSIPRGTLTPEERTIINDHVVLTQDMLEQLPFPPGLRNVPGIAGNHHEKMDGSGYPRGLRGEDMGALEKIMVIADIFEALTAVDRPYKKPKMLSECIDILGRMRDDNKIDSDLFELFLTSGAYREYGDTYLRPDQRDDVDIRHYLRNA
- a CDS encoding MipA/OmpV family protein, which codes for MQLNNKIQGMAYLAIAFGAGVCAMAVVLTFSESAHAQTAQTLVSGTAMAGEGSPAPVQSGSNQPVSLVPETAEANTNAGGEAGDDNDDDDTADPWLGGKWQIGALGTVSTSIYRDGDDWELGGLPMVAYDAERLHVGVDGLRATVWQNDRFSVSAIGSVRFSPFDSGDGPYLAGMEDRDLAFEAGASFSAQVGPGEITASHLFDVSDAHNGQEIDISYSQPTQLSAVTLVWGGGVTWQSEKLTQYMVGVNRREARANRAYYNPDDAFIPHLDLTVSYPVYDGLALIGQTGVQFLPDVYTDSPIVDKDYLVNFSLGVVYTF
- a CDS encoding AraC family transcriptional regulator, coding for MEPFDIADVGWLMICAIGLAQAVFVLLLFRGEGKRAFRANRWLGAFVLAVGFSFFNSMAYILLDLRWNLYLVPFFGALPFTYLPSIYMYFRELSGRPVRRPVLHYLLPVVAVFVLGLVVAVQLRDFGPLLDDVRPDIDADVFESPLQGVLTLSIIAGLHIQLVTYLIWIWRITLRYMRKISEQLDGEQPGLRRWLTEFVLAISAIFVLYTIITILALLQIESDWLYAAMDCCFVLVFFRLSHLIAVNPSLFVADDYLEDGQGADTGTMQAVIAANRTGTPSPAQQGDDAKDPPRATIDPDEVERICRALEKLVAQTDMLFDPLLTMPKMAAAVGTKPNQLSMVLNRHIGKSFFDYVNEYRIEEATRLLMKEPDRTILDIAVEVGFNSKSTFNLAFKKITGHTPSSYRQMKPAISKA
- the purB gene encoding adenylosuccinate lyase, producing the protein MIPRYSRKQMTAIWEPANKFRIWFEIEAHAADKLAELGVIPAESAKLVWEKGNKPYTQDRIDRIDGIEAEVKHDVIAFLTELAEQVGEEARFVHQGMTSSDVLDTCFNVQLVQATDILLEDMDKLLAALKKRAYETKDVPCMGRSHGIHAEPVTFGLKLATFYAEFDRNKKRLLAAREEIATCAISGAVGTFANIDPSVEEHVAAKLGLAPEPVSTQVIPRDRHAAYFAALGVIASSIEHLATEIRHLQRTEVREVEEFFSKGQKGSSAMPHKRNPVLTENLTGLARLVRSMAIPAMENVALWHERDISHSSVERNIGPDATVTLDFALMRLTNVVENLVIYPERMDEILNQMGGLVFSQRVLLTLTQYGVSREDSYRIVQRNAMKVWNREGDLLSLLKTDEDVTARIPNDKLEALFDLGYHTKHVDTIFARVFAN
- a CDS encoding LysR substrate-binding domain-containing protein produces the protein MSDIPPLKALHSFDAAMRLNSFSLAAEELNVTPGAVGQQIRKLEDWLGITLFTRHVRKIEPTADGLAYAARIAPALAQITDASRALRHQHAHSVRVVMPPSFAAKWFSRRMSRFLIAHPGTELQVGSSSEVADFGRDPVDIAVRYFFGDDDSLECTLLHRGQAALFCSPQYRDEIGLQSPADLTRATLLNDTLHAWWPQWLAKFANMDKAAISAMRKIDVDLTSVAIESAIHGQGVVLAVPMLAEEDVLEGKLVPLFPESVLMLSSGYFLVHPKNVELRGHVKMFRDWLMNEARDIAI
- a CDS encoding DMT family transporter; translation: MKNSAYIPFAILGLIWGTPFIFTHWAAAYITPAQIVLIRVVSGFLPVLLFALATRALKRWHLRHAHHFLAMAALATALYYLAFAKGTILLLSSVAGMLSGAIPLFSCLCALLFLRDEPLNRRSLGGMLLGFAGILVIARPWQTGLGMVDPMGVLYIVLGSLSIGCSFVYARKFISPLGIAPAALCTYQMGLGAVALIVSVDMTGVGAILQDTKATLGLVLGLGTVGTGIAYILYYLLVQKLGAIRTASVTYVPPVVALFIGCVLNGEPLEMLDLAATGAILIGVFTMQTGRQLPAPTATPRNGSNVTDQPTAGSAPATTPSTCN
- a CDS encoding CTP synthase C-terminal region-related (seleno)protein, which encodes MTEIRFALVGDYNEAVTAHQAIPPALKIATDALDDGSFEARIEWVHTSDLANGAAKGILAGFDGIWCVPASPYASMDGAIDAICYARQAEIPFLGTCGGYQHAVLEFARNVLGLHDADNAEVNPDATLPLVAPLTCALIDQAGDITLAPDSLIARHYGADRANETYRCSYGFSRQYVPLFDGSDLRVSAWDDEGDPRAIELQSHPFFIGTAFQPERSALKGEKHNLISAFVRAARDHQVKAAK